A segment of the Fibrobacter succinogenes subsp. succinogenes S85 genome:
TTGAACCATCGTGAATTTATATTTAGCGCATGCGTATCTATAAGCTTTCCCCGATTTTTTCGGCCGCTGTTCTTTTGAGCGCGGGCGTTGCCTCTGCCGAAACCAAGTTTTTCTACAATCAGGTTGGTTACGATGTCGACCAGCCGATTTCCGTGATTGTCCAAAGCGAAAATCTTGCGGACGGAGCTGAATTTAGCGTGATGTCGGGTGGGACTGCGGTCAAGACGGGTAAGCTCTCGACGGGTTCGAATCCGGATAACTGGCTGAATAGTGGCAAGTTTTATGTGGCGGACTTGACGGGCCTTAAGGCGGGCAAGTATACGCTCCAGGTTTCCGAGAATGGTCAACCGCAGAAATCGGGCGAATTTACGGTGGGCGAAAACGCTTTGGCTGCAAATACGCTTGCGTCAGTGCTCAATTACTTCTATGATGATCGTGCAGATGACCCTACTGTTGAAGGCTGGGATAAGCAGATGCCGGTGTACAAGTCCGACAAAAAGCTTGATGTGCATGGCGGTTGGTATGATGCGAGCGGCGATGTCAGTAAGTATTTGAGTCACCTTTCTTATGCGAATTATCTGAACCCGCAGCAGATTCCTTTGACGGTCTGGTCGCTTGCTTTTGCTTCGGAACGCATCCCGAAGTTGCTTGGTTCGACATCGACAAAGGCGAAAACGGCTGATGAAGCGGCTTACGGTGCCGATTTTTTGGTCCGCATGCTCGATGAACAGGGCTTTTTCTATATGACCGTGTTTGATAACTGGGGTAGCCCCATGGGTAAACGTGAAATTTGTGCTTTCAGCGGTTCCGATGGCATCAAGAGTACCGATTACCAAACGGCCTTCCGTGAAGGCGGTGGCATGGCGATTGCAGCTCTCGCTAGTGCTGCAAGGCTAAAGCTGAAGGGTGACTTTACGAGCGAACAGTATTTGGCTGCTGCGGAAAAGGCTTATAAGCATTTGTCCGAAAAACAGAGTGTTGGCGGCGACTGCGCTTACTGCGATGACCATAAAGAAAATATCATTGATGATTATACGGCGCTTTTGGCGGCGACGGAACTTTATGCCGCTACAAAAAAACAGGAGTATCTGGAAGATGCTTATGACCGTGCCGAACATTTATCTTCTCGTGTAAGTAAAGATGGCTATTTCTGGAGCGATGATGCAAAGACTCGTCCGTTCTGGCATGCTAGCGATGCGGGGCTTCCGTTGGTTGCCCTTGCTCGTTATAGTGAGGTTGTTGGCGCTATTGACGAAGATGCCGGCATAAAAGTTCATGGTCGGCCATTCCCTTATTGGGGTTGCGTTACTATGATTGGTGGTGGTTGCGTGAACGAATCTATCGATAATGTTCGTAATGCCATTAGGTCTCATTTTGACTGGCTTGTTAAAATTACGAATAAGGTTGATAACCCGTTTGGTTATGCCCGCCAGACTTACAAGACTCAGGACAAAATAAAGGATGGATTCTTTATCCCGCACGATAACGAAAGTAATTATTGGTGGCAGGGTGAAGATGCTCGCCTTGCAAGTCTTTCTGCGGCGATAATGTACGCAAATCGCATTATTGACGGCGAATATAGGAATGTTACCACGAGTGATGTGCAAAAATATGCTACGGATCAGCTTGACTGGATTTTGGGCAAGAATCCCTATGCGACTTGCATGATGTATGGCAAGGGAACGAAGAACCCGCAAAAGTATGATGGCCAGTCAAAATATGACGCAACGCTTGAAGGCGGTATTGCAAACGGCATTAGCGGCAAGAATCAGGATGGCTCGGGTATTGCCTGGACGGATGACGGTGTCGCTGCTGTGGGTTTTGATTCTGAAAAGGAATCTTGGCAGGTGTGGCGCTGGGATGAACAGTGGCTGCCGCACAGCACATGGTACTTGATGGCGCTTGTGGAACGCTATGATGAATTGACTAAGCCTGTGGAATTCTCTGTTGGACTTTCGAAGTCTACGGTTGCTGCAAAGGCGAGTGTTTCTCTTGTTGGCAAGATGCTCTCGCTGAATTTGCCGCGTTCTGTCGTAGGCAAGTCCGTCAAGGTTCTTGATGTGCGCGGCAATGTGCTGATGCAAAAGACGGTGCAGGGTGTGAGCGAGACGATGGATGTGAGTACGCTTAATCGCGGACTTTACCTCGTGCAAATCCAAGGCTTCGCTGCCAAGAAGTTTGTTGTGAAGTAATTCAAACTGTCATGCCGGCCACAGTCCGGCATCTCTTTTTTAATTTGAAACTTTAAACTGTTTGGGAGCGGCGTAGGCCATTTGAACTAGGATGTCCTTGCCGGTTTCCATGAGCTTTTTGGCTTGCTCGGCGAGTGTGTCGCTGTCGTTTTCTTTGATGACTTTGCTCAAATGCTCCATGGCGGCGTTCACATTAGATTTTGTCTGGATGCGGAGCTCGCCAATGTCAAAGTGCGCACGGCGGATAATGGCTGCATCCGTTTCTTTTGCAAGCCCCTTCTCGAGCAACGTAATTGCGGCCTCCGGGATTTTCTTCTGCTTGGCGGTGGCTCCCCATTCAATCCATTGCGTGCTCGGAATTTCAGCATAGCTCATGGCAATCTTGTTTACGGCGTCCTTGACTTCCATAAACTTGACCGGTTCTTCTTGCAACAGCGCTGTCAACCCGTATTGCAATAGACGAGCCGCATTCTCGTTTTCACCATTGTTTGCTGCTTCAAGACCCTTGTTAATCATATTGCGGGTGCGTTCAGCTGGTGTTGCCACTTCTTCATTCTTTTGTTCGGTAACAACTTGTTTGGCGTTTCCTTCTGCGCGATGAGGCATGAAGTACCCTGCAAGCCCGCCTAAAGCAAAGAAGAACGGCGATTCCACAGCGACCGCATTGAATATTCCAGGATTCAGGAACCAGTCAATAGCCATGCTCCCGGCGAGGGCTAATTGCGAAATCTTGCTGACGTAAGACGGAATGGCGTCTTTCTCCTTGTCGAATACATTTGCACCAAGCAAAAAGCAAATCATCAGGCTTACGCCCATGTAGCGTTGCGATGCAAACTGCCCAAAGAACGATGTGTCTACGAGTAAATCGACAAAGAAACCGCTAATAATTGCGATTACTACCCCGTAAATGTAAACAAAGATTGCGTGCCAGCGCTTCTCAAGCTGTATCAGCGCAAACATGAAAAATACGACGAAGAAAATAAAGGACCATGCGCTTGGGAACAGCAAACTGCAAGTGAGCCAACTTTCGGTATTGCCTCGGCTAGGCTGGTATGCCCAACGGTAACGGAGGAATTTGTCCGTATAATTGTAAATCCATTTTTTGAGTTCCGCCTCATATTGCTTGTCGGTCGGGTAGTTGCCATGCTCCTTGGCGTACTGTTCTTTGCCGCCCTGATTTTCCCACCAATCGAGGAATTCTCCCTTCATTTCCTCGATGCGGTCTTCTATAATCGGTGTCGGTTTCTCGACTTTGTAGCGTTCTTTGTAAAGCTCAAATTCTTGCGCCTTTATGGTGTCGTTTGGCGTGAGTCCCACGTTTCTGAATTCCTGGGCGCGTTCTTCGTCCCACCACTTGTCGAAGGACTGGTGGATTTCCTTTTCCTGGCGGAATTTTTGGATGATGGGGTCAAAGCTGGTCTGGACGTTGAAAACCCCGAGTGCTGCGATCGCCAAAAGCGTCACGTAATGATGGAATTTGAAAAACCGGAACGGTTTTAGGAGGATGCTCAATATTTTCTTCATACTAATGAATATAAACAAATCATTAGTGAAGCGTAATTGGGCTAGGGGGCGAAATGTAGTCTAAAAGCGGGTTAGAACGTGCGCTTTCCGTATTCGTTCAGCTGGTTCCACAGAAAATCGGTATTTACGTCCCGGAATCCCTGGGCGTTTACCTCTTCGCGGAGCTTGTGGGCGAGGGCAAAAAGGTTCGGGCTCTTTTGCATGCGCTCGTTCACATCGAATGTGGTGAGGGCGTCAATCCATTCGTGAATTTCCGGGAAGCGGTCGTCGTTGAACACGTTTTCGCGGCCGCTCTCGATGTATTCCATGTAACGCTTGGTAATCAGGCGACCCTCTTCGGTGTAGATTTCCTTCGCCTTGGGGTAGAGCTTTACGCCGGTCAGGTATTCGTGCATCACGGCACCGAAACTAAAGTAGTCCACTGCGTATGTGATGTTTTCGCTAGACTGGGCGAGTTCCGGTGCGCTGTAGCTAGGCGAAAAGACTCCGCCACCTTCGGTAACGGATTCGCGCATCTTGACTTGGGCGTAACCAAAGTCGCAAATCAAAATCTTGTGGTTGTTCTTGTGCGCCGGATTCTGGCAAAGGAGCAAGTTCTTGGGCTTGATGTCCTTATGCACAATTTGGTAGTAATGGAGCTGGCTGATGGTGTTTGCAAGGTAGGCGATTTGAGCCACGCGCTGCAAAAGTTCTTCGTCAGTGAGCTTGGGCTTGATGACTCTGTCGAGAGCACAATCCTTGATGAACTCCAGCTTGAGGTAAGGGTGGCGACCCGCGATGCCTCCGCCAAAAGACTGCACCACGCCTTCGATGTTTGTAGCCCGGACGAGGTTGTTGATGCGGATTTCGTCTTGGAATGCGCTCAGGAGCATGTTCAAACGGTGCAGGCGGTTCTTGCCTGGGGGAGCCCAGTACTTGCATATCTTCACGACGATTTCTTTTTCGTCGTAGTGCTTTTCGTCGCGCGGGTGTTTAATCCAGAGCTTGGCGCGGTATAGCTGGTTTGTGCCTACGAGCGAAAGCGGCTCGATAAGCTCGATGCGTTCTGCATTGCCGTTGTGCTTAAAGTCAGGATTGTGGTCGAACCACCGCTGGTATTCTTCCATGGTGTAGTTCGGACGGAGCGCCAAATTGCGCGCAACCCTGTCCATCATTTCTGCCAAATTGTTCCAGAACATGGCAAAAATTTAACAAAATGCAAAGGAATGTGCAAAAAAGATGCCCGCTCAGCGGCGGGCATGACAGTGTCGCTATGTCCCCCCGGCCTTTGTATCGGGGTCGGTATTCTATTTCTTTTTCTCTTGGTCTTCGGCGTGGGATCGTGCGAATGTGACCGATTCTTCGCTCTGTTCTTCGAGCCTAGAGGTGATGAAGTCGTAAGCCTCGTCGACCGTGTCGCAGAACTTGAAGAGCTTGAGGTCTTCCGGGTTGATCATGCCAGTTTCGGCAAAGAATTCCCAGTTCAAGGCCTTCTTCCAGAAGTTCGAATCGAAAATCACGACCGGCATCTGCTGCGCGTACTTATCGGTCTGGATAAGCGTGAGCATTTCGAAGGCTTCGTCGAGCGTGCCGAATCCGCCTGGAAAAATCACGAGTGCACGAGCCATGCGCAAGAACCAGTACTTACGCACAAAGAAATAACGGAACTGCAAATTCAGTTCGTCATCGATGTACG
Coding sequences within it:
- a CDS encoding protein kinase domain-containing protein; this encodes MFWNNLAEMMDRVARNLALRPNYTMEEYQRWFDHNPDFKHNGNAERIELIEPLSLVGTNQLYRAKLWIKHPRDEKHYDEKEIVVKICKYWAPPGKNRLHRLNMLLSAFQDEIRINNLVRATNIEGVVQSFGGGIAGRHPYLKLEFIKDCALDRVIKPKLTDEELLQRVAQIAYLANTISQLHYYQIVHKDIKPKNLLLCQNPAHKNNHKILICDFGYAQVKMRESVTEGGGVFSPSYSAPELAQSSENITYAVDYFSFGAVMHEYLTGVKLYPKAKEIYTEEGRLITKRYMEYIESGRENVFNDDRFPEIHEWIDALTTFDVNERMQKSPNLFALAHKLREEVNAQGFRDVNTDFLWNQLNEYGKRTF
- a CDS encoding glycoside hydrolase family 9 protein; amino-acid sequence: MRIYKLSPIFSAAVLLSAGVASAETKFFYNQVGYDVDQPISVIVQSENLADGAEFSVMSGGTAVKTGKLSTGSNPDNWLNSGKFYVADLTGLKAGKYTLQVSENGQPQKSGEFTVGENALAANTLASVLNYFYDDRADDPTVEGWDKQMPVYKSDKKLDVHGGWYDASGDVSKYLSHLSYANYLNPQQIPLTVWSLAFASERIPKLLGSTSTKAKTADEAAYGADFLVRMLDEQGFFYMTVFDNWGSPMGKREICAFSGSDGIKSTDYQTAFREGGGMAIAALASAARLKLKGDFTSEQYLAAAEKAYKHLSEKQSVGGDCAYCDDHKENIIDDYTALLAATELYAATKKQEYLEDAYDRAEHLSSRVSKDGYFWSDDAKTRPFWHASDAGLPLVALARYSEVVGAIDEDAGIKVHGRPFPYWGCVTMIGGGCVNESIDNVRNAIRSHFDWLVKITNKVDNPFGYARQTYKTQDKIKDGFFIPHDNESNYWWQGEDARLASLSAAIMYANRIIDGEYRNVTTSDVQKYATDQLDWILGKNPYATCMMYGKGTKNPQKYDGQSKYDATLEGGIANGISGKNQDGSGIAWTDDGVAAVGFDSEKESWQVWRWDEQWLPHSTWYLMALVERYDELTKPVEFSVGLSKSTVAAKASVSLVGKMLSLNLPRSVVGKSVKVLDVRGNVLMQKTVQGVSETMDVSTLNRGLYLVQIQGFAAKKFVVK